A segment of the Gossypium hirsutum isolate 1008001.06 chromosome D10, Gossypium_hirsutum_v2.1, whole genome shotgun sequence genome:
gagccaatcaaatatctatccaaaccatcttttgaacccattttctcaacttccgctataaaaaatcatctaactccatctatctacaaaatcgaacaaacttctcgtcgacgatcgggcaatcaagtgaatcgactcaatcaaccgagccggatcacatcaatatATTTATGTTAGGAACTAGTACTAATAATTaattagaagaaattcctaaTTCTTAACAATAGGATATAAAATTGGGAAATTTAATTGGAGAAGAAAAAGCCTttctgatgaaatgatagaaaaaattaataaaaattatatctcTAAAGAAGAAGTATATAAAATATCTAAGTTTAAAATATGGAGTCAAAGACACATAgaaaaaataagcagaaataccGTTGCTAAAGATACTAGAGGAGGATTAACAGAAATCCCGTTATTTACTAAAGATAAAATCAAGAAGATTAAAAAGGAAAATCCTCAGGTTACATATATCCATTTAGGGATAATAATGATAACTATTAGAGCTCTATTTAGGAAGGGTCATGATATTCCTATAATAATTGTTCTTTTaaataaaagatttgaaaatccaATAAAGGCACTTATTGGAGGAATTTAGTCTAATTTACATACATTAGTAATAGGATTTAAGGTTAAACCAAATTACTTTATATCCATTACAAATCCTCTAATAGAAGAGTGTTTATGCCTTAGAATTCACacaaaaaattttgatattaatgatttagcagaagatctagcaataagttggacttctattaatgaatatacaaATACAGCTGAGGTAGAAATAAAAgagattaataacaaaattattgaACTTTTTGAACCTAATAAATTTTACTACCGAGATACAGCCAAAACTATTACATTTAAGATATCTATCAATACCAAAAGACTCGATGatagaaaaaattaatagtgCAAGTACTTCTAAACCAGTaagtactatagaatatatgtcatctggaaatagattatattttaaaaataatactataacaAATACAGATGAAAATTTAATGTTACCTTCAAATAATCCAATAGAGGAAGATGAGGATAATATTAGTAATAATTCTACACCAATAGGAGTAAAAACAGTACATATTCCTATTTTCCCTACAGAACCAAGTAAAAAATCTAGAAATACGAGAATGGAAGAAATTCAAACTTCAACAATCGTTAAACAAATGAATGTTggaatatatattgaaattacattttaatttagagaatataaaaaatattctttaCATGCTTTATTAGATACTGGAGCTACAATTTGTAGTTGTAGAAAAAATGCTATTCCGATAAAAAAATTGGGAATTAATGAAGCATCCtataaaaatagtaggaatagatggtaataaaaccataattaattataaagctAAAAATATACCAATCTACATAAATAATGTTAGATTTGTAATACCAAAAATTCTATGTTTCCCTAAAATGCAAGGAGACATATTATTGGGTAATAACTTTATATGTCAATATTTATCATTTActattgataaaaaataaattagattaactataaaaaaatcttctatagaaataccattagtagataataataaaattgtgtGTAATAAAACTTTTACACcattaaaagaataaattatgtacttttatgttattatataaagtacttatggatagaggtaaaaaaAACCTCTAATAAAAGAAACAGTTGGATATTATGTGCCTTATCCAATGGTAAATCAACCTATTGGAACTTCTTTATCATTGACACCAAAAATGGTAAGCCAATCACAATGGTCCCAAGATCCAAATGTGGCATTTCAAGCCAGCTATGCTAAAATGATTAAGGGAATAGAGaatttgttgaaacaacaacaaacaaCAAATTCAAGAGATAAAAGGTTTTTATAATCCTGGTTTATTACCAGATTTATATaagtttattaatgaaatatggaaaacccatGTTTCTGACCAAAAAGCAAATTTCAGAAGAACTCTTAGTAAGCTTTcattatttttagttgaaaaaacaactaatGAAAATAAAGCTGAAGATTTactattaaaatctattttatataggGGTTGGGATGAATTCCAAatatattttatggaaattaaagagataaacaatcttcttgatatatttcaatattttactAATAAAGGGAAATATAGTCCCATTATGAATAAAGTATTTAGAATATGCTTATATCATAAAGCTAGAAATATTTTACCtatagaaatatttaacaaaataaatggaGACCTTTGCAAACAAcaagctttatttaaaaaatatttttagaatattttctacaagcttatatttttactaatgATATAGGAGAAGAGATTCCTACTATCAAATTTAGATTAGATCATGAACCGTTCGATATAACTAGTATTGAATGGGgttttataaaagaaataatagtaCAAagcttttcttttcatcttttaaaagattttcctGCAGTCGTTAAAACGGCATTATCATGATGactttttctactatttttatatacaaatatgCAGTCTTATTGGTAttgctaaaaaagaaaaaatttatcaGCCTTATCAAATATGGATTATTCAGAAGATAATTGCAAGCCCTCAGTTATCTACtgacaaagaaaataaagaacactTGGAAATAACAATTGACAGATGTCACAATGATTTAGATTATTATCAAACCCAAGCTGGGATTGATTTCATAGCTAAAGCCAAATATCTTCTTCAGTAAAAAGATTATAAACTCTGGACCGATGGCAGAAGAATATTGGCATATCATTCTTTGGCATATCATTCTGAAGAAAGCGATGAATCCGTATGAATATTAAAAAAGATAGCCAACATAGAAATTGAAGATTTTCCATCTCACATTCTAGAAAAAATCAGAAGCACATGGGAGAATTGGAATTCACCAAGATTTCATTTGATTcattaaatttggatgaaattgaagaaatgaaTCTAGACAACATCCAAGaaagataaaacaaaaaaaaaagatgataccAAGAAAGGAAGCAACTCAAGAAAAAGGGCATCCACTAGCAAACAAAAAGTTTGGCAATATAAAATCTATGATGTGATAACCACAATCAAACAAAAAAGTTTGTAAGATGAACACAACAAATCAACTATGACGCAATCAATGATGGAAGCAACCATTAATGATGTCAGATTACAATCAATTCAACCATGCAACATGGAAGCAACCAGGTGCATGCAATTAAAGAAGTACAACGTGGAAGTAACCACATCCACAAAAAGACATGATCCTTATTAGGAACACTGTGTGGGATTCAAAAAACAATTGTATAGAATTAAGAAATTCAACTATAAATATAGGAAGGAAATCAATTGTATAGGCATCGATCTTTTATagtatcttttccctttttagctTTTCTTTGTAAAACTTTCCTTTACTTTACTTTTGTAATATCCTTATAAGTCTTCCGCATAAACCCTCACACTCAACCTTCCCCCAGAAATTTAAGAATTAATTCCCATACTTTAAGTAAATCTTTTTAGTAGAAGAAAGAAATGACAATTTGGGCACTAATAACCAATGACAAATTAAAGCTTTGACTCTAGTTGAACCTTGTTTCATCACCTTAGCACCTTACTTAGCAGGAAAAATAGCTTTGTGGATGAGTGGATATAAAAAGGCTTACAACCATTTAATATAGTTTGGTTGATGTGGGATTTAACCAAGTTTTTGCTTCATGAATTTAAGTTGGATTTTCTCTATGTTGTATGCTTCATAAAACATGCTAAATATTGCAGATCCATCCACTCTAGGAACCACGAGACTCGAAGTTTACAATCAAGTCCCTTGGCTCAACTCTCAACTTGGAACGGGCAAATCAGTGTTAAAACAGCTCGAGATCCAACTCAAGCAAAGCCAAACCCGCATTCCATCACCTTAAAACCCCCTACTCAGGTTACAAGCTCAAGTTACCAAGCTCGGCGACCAATAAGGAGAGAAAGGGCTATATCTACAATTAGTCCCTTTTGATTTTGGTCGATGTGGTATTCTCTTTCTTTCGAGGATGCTTTTACTTGTTGAGGTGATGAGTTTGTGAACTTCATGGAAAAGTTTAAAAATGAAGATTTGGAGAAAAACTAGGCAATAGGTTTTACATAATTTGTGAAAAAATTCATCCCGAGTTAAACATAATTCTAATTTGAGACGTTGATTTCAATATATAACATTGTCATTTTCCCCCATCCAATTCAGATCTTAATATCaatgtctttttattttattactataattTTATATTCCGCCACCCAAATAAATTAAAGTAATGTATCATACCGAACATTTCATCCCATAATATTACATTCTCATAATCTCATTACATAATCTTAGATTTTTGAACCAACTGTTATTGGTAATATcacattaccaaaatcacgttgTTTGCTGGATTGGGCCATGTTATTCACGAAGCCTGTTTTCTCTAAGTATTTATGTTGTGGATGTCTTATAGTTTTGGACTTCTTCTAGTTGGTTTTAGGGTTATAATAAAATCCAGcagatttaaataataaaaaaagaattgcACTTCATATGCCCATCTGGCCCAACccaaattttttgtttctttcccAAAATCAGAAGCCCaaaacttaaaacccaacaacaaaAAACCCTATAAATCATCATTTATACATCATCACGCAAACCCTAACCCTCAACCTCCATTTTGCCCATTTCACTGCTCTCCCCTAGATCGTCTCCAAGAGAGAGATCTCCTTACAGCTACCGTACACATTCACACACACATTCACTGAATGGGTCGAGTCATCCGAGCTCAACGTAAGGGTGCTGGTTCCGTCTTCAAGGCCCACACCCACCACCGCAAGGGTCCTGCTCGTTTCCGCAGCCTCGACTTCGGTGAACGAAATGGCTACCTCAAGGGTGTTGTCACCGATGTCATCCACGACCCTGGCCGTGGCGCTCCTTTGGCCCGTGTCGTCTTCCGTCACCCTTTCCGTTACAAGAAGCAGAAGGAGCTTTTCGTTGCCGCCGAGGGTATGTACACTGGACAGTTCGTCTATTGTGGTAAGAAGGCTACTCTTGTGGTCGGAAATGTATTGCCTCTTAGATCTATCCCTGAAGGAGCTGTCGTTTGCAACGTCGAGCATCATGTCGGTGATCGTGGGGTTTTCGCTAGGGCTTCTGGTGATTACGCTATTGTTATTAGTCACAACCCTGATAACGACACCACCAGGTCACTGATTCTTGCTATGTTTTAACTTCAATTTTGATTTGGATATGATTGATGCCTGATTGTTATTTGGATCTGTTATCATTATCGTCgtatattattttagttattgCTTATCCTATGTATATAATTTGCAATAATTATATGTGCTCATATATAGGCCTACCTcgtgagaaataaagaaaattacaTATTGGATGTGAAGGACTGGGATTGACCTAGCTTGAAGTATGAATTGATGTAATGTAAAAAGGAATAGCATCTCTTAGGTAGACTATACCTTCTACTGAGGTTTTAGTTGGATGGGTTGACTTAGATTACTATTTTCGTTCTTAGATGTGAAATATCATTTTCTTCACAGGTTCAAGGGGATGGTAACATGGTTGGGGAAGTGTGGATTAATTAGTTGTTTTGGTAGTGAGACTTTTGGATTGTAATTTTACAGGATCAAGCTTCCATCTGGTTCGAAGAAGATTGTTCCAAGTGGTTGTCGTGCCATGATTGGGCAGGTTGCTGGAGGTGGTAGGACTGAGAAACCTCTGCTTAAGGCTGGTAATGCTTTCCACAAGTATAGAGTGAAGAGGAACTGCTGGCCTAAGGTTCGTGGTGTGGCTATGAACCCAGTTGAGCATCCCCACGGAGGTGGTAACCATCAACACATTGGTCATGCTAGTACAGTTAGACGTGATGCTCCACCTGGACAAAAGGTTGGTCTTATTGCTGCAAGGAGGACTGGTAGGCTCAGAGGACAAGCTGCTGCCACTGCTGCCAAGGCCGATAAGGCATAATAGGATACTAGTTGTTTTGGCGTTTATATTTACATCAATGACTGTTAAAGCACACATTTAAACtagaaattttgtttgaaatttcagATATGGTACTGTTTTGGAGTTTGGATGACAGTTGTTTATGTTTTCGAGTTTGGGTTTTTATGTGAAAGTGTTTTATGCCAGTGTTTCCAATCATTGTTCTATTCGTAGCTTCCATAAGGATTTGGTTTACGATTACATAATGTTTTCCTAAATGGTTGGTTGTTGACGTAATTGAAAGTTTGAACAGTTATATCTAAATGAACAATGACACtgttcaaacatatataagcaacTTTCAATTTCCTTTTTATAGAAcatcttccaaaatttttaatatgtttatatatatttttttatgtaaggATAACGATCAAAACTATACATTTGATGCATAtagagtttgattttttttataattatacatatcaaactttaattttttaattttagttaacaCGTATACATAAgtatttgattttaattcaattatacatacaaaaaaatgaacatatttttatattaagtaagcataattatttgtatatgtaacatgtaaacataaaatgatgttagtTCATGTGTAACATTGCACATCGAGCCAAAGTTAATGTgtagttttgcccctaatatatattactatatatttaattttatgtgttataaattacaaaaatatataaaaataatataatataataaattacaaACTTAAAATAGATCAGGTCAAGCTCAGGCCTTGAATTCTTGAGCCCGAGCTTGGTTCATATTTGAAATAGGCTTAATCTTTTAGTTTAAACCCATTTTTCATGGTCTACTTTTTTTCAAACCTTTCTAATCTTTGGATGGACATTTAAGCTTAGGCGATAGTTCAATCCTTGAATAGATCTGAATTTGAgctcataaattaattaaaataaaatttatcataaattgataaaaataaaatcaatcaaaaatgaagtaatttatttatttatttatttatttattgaagaaaagaaagaaatactaTTGTAAAACATTTacgatataatatatattaacttctttaaattttaaatttagacttaattaattaattaattaattgcgttGGATTATTTTACATTTGAGtacttaattttattaattgtgctggggtatttattgaaattaattaattaattaattaattgtatttagttattttgtatttATGTTGGTTTATATGCCTAATTGGTTATTGTGTATTTGAATTTTAGGTTGGGTTTAATGTTTGATCAGCtagtatatttaaaataaaaaatcaacataaaaattacctaaatcgaataaattgataaaattaaatcaaataaattgaaataattcaaTTCATGAAAGGGAGGATTGTTTAGGGTCAATTTGACATTGATGTTACGGTTGAGAAGTGTTTTTAAAAAGCTTGGTCTGGAAATAGTGCTTTTGGAAAGTTTCGGGGGAAAATGTTGTGAAAAAGTGTGGTTTGTTAATTTAAGGTGTTTGACATTGTTGTCAATAATTGTGGTGGGAaattaaaatgttcattttagacataatattgaaaattaaaaataaattgaattagataatatttaaatgatttaatataattatacataatatatattttaaatacttttaataattaataaattatttgtaaatttaattatacatgaaacattttaaaattttaaatataataataaatattatctaaataatttaacataatgatatttgtaaacaaatttaaataagttaatacaatggtacattaaatatttaaatgatttaatataatgatatataatatttaaatttatccaaaattttaaatacactttaaatagttaatacaaataatggtattttaataatttacactTCGAAATGCAAAAGCCAAAAGTACTTAAACCCTAACTTTTGCGTTTGGGCGGAAAAATACTTTTCTACCGCACTTTCAACCCCCAAAGCCAAGTGTTTGACATTGTTTTTGGGGTGGAAAAGTGTTTTTCCAACCCCAAATGCATTCTCAAACGGGGACTTAATAGTGTTAGAGGTATAGTTATCTCGTTcaatataacatttttaatatttcatttgatAATTGTCTTCTCAATGGTTTTTACATGTAAAGCAAAATGTATAACAAATAATTGCTCATTGATTACTTgaagtttaattaatattaagttaCATCACATAGTCGAATTGTAATGCAAGAAGATAATTTGTATTAAAAGGTAATCTAAATTCATGGGTTAGATTGAGTAAATGACTTATGTTAGGACAATTATGTTGTCTATAAGTCTAATCGGGCAGATAACTTGCCTTGACGATTAGAGCAAGATTGACTCTAAaaaatagagacataaatgtgattgtCTGGGCTGACAACACATTGGGTATCACCCAAATTGGAATAGTCCTAGACTTATTTATTGATTAGTTCACATGTGGCATTCATAGTGTAACTTACATAAGTCGTAAGTAAGTGAATGATCATGTGTGCATGACTCATGTACTTGAATATATTGAAAACCTATGCTCTCAAGGAAGTGAGTTGAAagttggtatgttgggtacatgacttataCACGATGTTTGTTTCACTCACAATAGTGGAGTTGTAGCTTGATAAAAAGAGCAAATGATATTCTCTCGTTGGTATTGTATggattatgaaaataaaatatggatATTGGTCATTTGTCTGAGACAAATGATTTTATCATTACTAGTATAAGTAATGATAATTTTCATTACAAAAGATACAATAGtgaccatgagataaaataaaaagattaaattaggTGAACGTATTTAGCCTAAAGAGGTCTTGGATATCTTAGGAATGTAATACAAATATGACAAGCTCATTGAACTAAAGCTTGGAATAAGTAGCTTGTGTAGTAACATATAATGTTGGTGTATGGAGATGAAAATAAACTATTGAGAAATAAACCAAACGTTTTAAGGAATTGTTGAAAACAATccagtttgaaaatgattttcttgcacagtggaaaattaaaattttaaaagccgAACCAGTgtgtaatatttatagcaataaaccctttaTCGAAATCGCACCTATGTTTTCTGCTGGACAGATCCTTGTCATTCTCAGATTTCAACCGAATGATTTTCTCTACTATTCTTGTACCACGGACTACTTTGAGCGTGGGCTCGAATGAATTCGAATCAAACACGAAaccataaattatttactttactttcagtGGGAAAACAAGTCTCTCTTTAATAAAAattggtagaattgttatttcgaaaaatagaatttatactttagaaaataaattatcactattttcaggcagaataacaatatcccAAAGTCGTATTTTTAGCCCTACCAGtgcatctatttataaggagaagaAGTGAAACCTTTGTTAAATTAGTAGAagtctatttcaatagaaaaacaaaatcctagTCTAACTAGATGAGAGAGCGGCAACAAacctagttaaatatactagggtttTTCATCCCATGTGTTTAGCATGAAGGTCTTTCGAGCCTCTCTCGTATCGAGTCCAATTATAAGTAATTTCTAGACTTCTAACCCTGtgctttataattcaattcaacccaatacttgtttttttatttctcaaaataaacatcataaattaatttaaataaataaatttcccaattaaataattttttcaacccgattctaattttgttaaaatcattgcaactttatcgtaaaagaatttatgagaaaatatatttaatatttctacattcaatggattcactatgaccaattaatttaattcatttttgaacttaaattaattaattaataattcgaaaaattgtaaattaattttttaggtcatttcaatttagaaaaaatcacattcatttctgaatgtttcccatttctctaactttaccaTTTATATCTATTATGTTCATTTGGTTcaatatgcaattcatttttaGTTTCAATGAGATAGCGAAGAGGCtgattagacatatataattagggctcaaatgatttataattaagttttagcttttctcctattaattgtaaactcatttagtcacgaagtctttccactatagtatcgtgattgagctctccttaatgaaataccattacaaaagtaACTCGATCAGTGTTCATtcaatgacattgtcataagtgtgttaccctcataggatatccttaatcccTTCGGGATAaatccgttctcccaatatgatcctttttttatctcattgtaaccattacatcttctttcatgaaaagtcaattactatcaaaatagtaatcaaatcattcatcaTAAAGACGAACAACTcgtgaccatgtttacttttcgtCTATCTTGTAATGCCGATGAAAGGACatcatttacccatatctcgggctatgaattttattattgtgaatgatgctacatactgcagaagtcgtatacctaaCGTATCAGTTTTCGGTTCCTtgtctatttgaactcaggcttttacttgtatcaaagtatacaagtcacgcatacatagttcaTCATCCACTTAAGATGAAGCTATGCCACActttgaacgtcacaagtgaataccataaacagattcaggatAAATTCTTCTTAGGTTTAGTCTAATGTACTGTCAGTttagtcaatcacatctatgtctctatcttctaagagtcaTTTGCTCTAAtacccaagacaaggcatctctctaattggacttgataaatgacatattagtctttcaattggtttgcttaTTTTCGATTACACTAagaacatgtttaggtttgtctactaatataaacTGTCTTTCCTATTACgattcgaccacgtaataccacttaacattagtttaaacattagatatCTAATGAGGtgatatttgcttctattttgctttatatgcagaaaccacatgagaaaaatatataaaagggtattaatgtaattcatgaataattttattaaccactctgttcaaaaaaattacaagtgtacatagacaaAAATACCACACTTAGGGTTACAGATCCAACAGGCTTTAAGATTCTATTCACCCCCTTATATTTTGGTGCACAAGAGTTACAAGCAAATAAACCTCGGGGATATAATGAAGCTTAGTGACATATGTGTTTTACATTCACGAAAACAATCCACTAAGCATTGAGTGGAGTATAGTAAGGATATCAAATTCTATAAAGAACTTCAGTAATTCTCTATAGAATCATTTAGGAATGTTAGTATGTGGAGGAAGAACAcaaagaatttattttctaaatctTTTTTGGTATGCCATGCAAATAAAATTCTACTCCTATTTATAGGACTTCTCATGActcttcatagagacataacTATTTAATCAAGTGACATTACTTTTGGTGTTTAAAATACATAACTTATCACCATGAAAAGTGACAACTCTTGATTAATAACCAAGTAATATAACTATTGTTTActtataacttttcatttgcaaCTATTAGAACATATTATctattttgaaaatgttccaacaatcccacattttcaaaatattttaaattttgagaatattaaaaatcaattgcataaatgaaaatgTCTTACGATTGAACATTTACTCAGTAAAAACATGCTAAAGTTAATTGAATTTGCAAGGTAGACTATACTTTGGATTGGTTGTTCCATTTGATTAATCAAACACATTTCACACAAGGATTTCACCACTAGTCAATGCATAGCATCTGGGGATactattatggccatgtgtctaTAACCCCTTTCACAAGTACTGTTAGAGCCAATCCCTTGAGCTCTTAGAAATGATTATACTTTCACTCACATAAGTAGATCCTATCAAGAGTGTTCTTGTAACTATAATGCTTAAGcataaatatgttaatttttcaGATAATGGTgaaaactttatatttatttttatcttgaagTTTACAAGACCAAATATAGCAGtccgtttttcaatggtgtcgaaaacagtggtttcgagaccaaaaatttgACGAGTGAGTTTATGTAATTAGTATTGAAATTATACGAGTGGTTTGGTTTTGGATACTAATTACATAAAGGACTTATACAGTTTCGGGTGTTGATTTTGGTTCATAAAGGACTTATACAGTTTCGGGTGTTGATTttggatgtcctaccgatggatAGTCCCTGTACTTAAGTTGTTATTGCAAATTGGTTCTGTAAGTTCGATGTTCGTATTATATATAtggttatattttattctttatttattggATTTACTCTTTTAACTTTAGTATTACAAAGTTGAATGTTGATTGCCGAGAATATATAATAGAATTGAGTTGTTATAGAGGTGTATTATATCGAGTCTTGGGCCTAGTAGGCTTTATGCCGATGTATTGTATCGGGCCTTGAGCCTAataggctttgtgccggtgactTATCAGGCTTTGAGCCTAGTAGGCTTCATGCCGATGACTTATCAGGCTTTGAGCGTAATAGGCTTTGTGCCGATGTTTATCGGGCTtgatgcctagcaggcttcgtgcctgTGTAATGATTCGTATTGGATATTGTTGACTTGAGATCTTACTAAACGACGACGTGGAATATGAATTAAACTAATGTACTGTACAATACTCACTTGCTGTGAGCTATGATTGACATGAGCTTAGTTATTTAATCTTATAATTTGATCTGTTATGTTTAAATTTAGTAAGATTATCGTTTGATttaatgaacttactaagcttcaagtaAGCTTACTCCTATTTTGCGtttgttttatagattgcatTTTGTAGTTGGGAGATCGGATCAACtcgaagaatcacactatcctgAGGACTCTTTATGGTAGATTTTGTAAACATCCTAGCTTATATAGCATGTAATAGGgtaaatgaatatatgaaatgtttcTAGATATGTGTTGGATTGGTATGACTTGGTTTGGGTTCTTAcgcaattgcaaaaaaaaaaagagatatcatgattttggtcattttttagtacacacggcctgagacacgagctgtcacacagtcgtgtgtcacacacgggcaacccacatgggcgtgtaccctGAACTTGTTAGGTGCAGtttccacacgggctggcacacagcctgcgacatggctgtgtgacccaacaTCGAATTGAACACGGTTTAGCATATGACAGTGTGAGGGTATTTCGAATGctacacgggctagcacatggtctgcgacatggctgtgtgaaATTATTTCGAAAG
Coding sequences within it:
- the LOC107914264 gene encoding 60S ribosomal protein L8-3 gives rise to the protein MGRVIRAQRKGAGSVFKAHTHHRKGPARFRSLDFGERNGYLKGVVTDVIHDPGRGAPLARVVFRHPFRYKKQKELFVAAEGMYTGQFVYCGKKATLVVGNVLPLRSIPEGAVVCNVEHHVGDRGVFARASGDYAIVISHNPDNDTTRIKLPSGSKKIVPSGCRAMIGQVAGGGRTEKPLLKAGNAFHKYRVKRNCWPKVRGVAMNPVEHPHGGGNHQHIGHASTVRRDAPPGQKVGLIAARRTGRLRGQAAATAAKADKA